The Collimonas fungivorans Ter331 genome has a segment encoding these proteins:
- a CDS encoding amino acid ABC transporter permease, whose amino-acid sequence MITFSVWDIVRNLLLALRWTVLLSLASFALGGLLGLIVLFMRTSKQAWLRRLTKMYIELFQGTPLLMQLFLAFFGLALFGLEVPAWLAAALALTCWSSAFLAEIWRGCVDAIPRGQWEASSCLAMSYMQQMRHVILPQALRIAIPPTVGFSVQIVKGTAVTSIIGFVELSKAGTMITNATFQPFTVYALVALMYFALCWPLSKYSQSLERKFNAANRH is encoded by the coding sequence ATGATTACATTCTCTGTCTGGGATATCGTGCGCAACCTGCTGCTGGCGCTGCGCTGGACGGTGTTGCTGTCGCTGGCGTCGTTCGCCCTGGGCGGCCTGCTGGGACTGATCGTCCTGTTCATGCGCACCTCGAAGCAAGCCTGGCTGCGCCGCCTGACCAAGATGTACATCGAGCTGTTCCAGGGCACGCCCTTGCTGATGCAGCTGTTCCTGGCTTTTTTCGGCCTCGCCCTGTTTGGCCTGGAAGTGCCGGCCTGGTTGGCCGCCGCGCTGGCGCTGACGTGCTGGAGCAGCGCCTTCCTGGCGGAAATCTGGCGCGGCTGCGTCGACGCCATCCCGCGCGGCCAGTGGGAAGCATCGTCTTGCCTGGCCATGAGCTACATGCAACAGATGCGCCATGTGATCCTGCCGCAAGCGCTGCGCATCGCGATTCCGCCTACGGTCGGCTTCAGCGTGCAGATCGTCAAAGGCACGGCGGTGACCTCCATCATCGGCTTCGTCGAACTGTCGAAAGCCGGCACCATGATCACCAACGCCACGTTTCAGCCGTTCACCGTGTATGCACTGGTGGCGCTGATGTATTTTGCGCTGTGCTGGCCGCTGTCCAAATACAGCCAGTCTCTGGAAAGGAAATTCAATGCCGCTAATCGCCATTGA
- a CDS encoding amino acid ABC transporter permease translates to MSYHFDFLAPFDYPAVLVKGVLVTIELIAIGGVLGVAVGIFGAWARTQGPRWLRPLVSAYVELIRNTPFLIQLFFIFFGLPGIGVQIGEMQAALLAMVINLGAYSCEIIRAGIAAVARGQVEAGLSLAMTRMQIFRHVILPPALQKIWPALSSQVVIVMLGSAVCSQIAVEELAYAANFIQGRNFRSFESYLLSTAIYLLLAIGLRQLLRLAGDRLFGRPAAREAT, encoded by the coding sequence ATGAGTTATCACTTCGATTTCCTGGCGCCGTTCGATTATCCCGCCGTGCTGGTCAAAGGCGTGCTGGTGACGATTGAACTGATCGCCATCGGCGGCGTGCTGGGCGTGGCGGTCGGCATCTTCGGCGCCTGGGCCCGCACCCAGGGACCGCGCTGGTTGCGGCCTTTGGTCAGCGCCTATGTTGAGCTGATCCGCAACACGCCGTTCCTGATCCAGCTGTTTTTCATTTTCTTCGGGCTGCCGGGGATAGGCGTGCAGATCGGCGAAATGCAAGCGGCGCTGCTGGCGATGGTGATCAATCTCGGCGCCTACAGCTGCGAAATCATCCGCGCCGGCATCGCTGCCGTCGCCCGCGGCCAGGTCGAAGCAGGCCTGAGCCTGGCGATGACCAGGATGCAGATATTCCGGCATGTGATCCTGCCCCCCGCCCTGCAAAAAATCTGGCCGGCGCTGTCGAGCCAGGTAGTGATCGTGATGCTCGGCTCCGCCGTGTGTTCGCAGATTGCGGTGGAAGAACTGGCGTATGCCGCCAACTTCATCCAGGGCCGCAATTTCCGTTCGTTTGAATCCTACCTGCTGTCGACCGCGATCTACCTGCTGCTGGCGATCGGCCTGCGGCAGCTGCTGCGGCTGGCCGGCGACCGTCTGTTCGGCCGGCCCGCAGCCAGGGAGGCTACATGA